The region GGTGGACGTCGACGGCCTCGCGCGCGATCAGCAGGTGCATGATCTCGCTGGAGCCCTCGAAGATCCGGTTGATCCGCATGTCGCGCAGCAGCTGCTCGACCGGTACGCCGCGCTCGCCGCGCGCGACCAGTGAATCCGCGGTCTCGTAACCGCGGCCGCCGCGCACCTGCACCAGCTCGTCGGCGATCCGCCAGGCGAGCTCCGAGCTGTAGAGCTTGGCCAGCGCCGCCTCGATGCGGATGTCGTGGCGGTCGGCGTCGGCCAGCCTGCCCGAGACCTCCAGCACGGCCTCCAGCGCGAACGCGGTGGCGGTGATGAACGAGATCTTGCTCGCGATCGCCTCGTGCGCGCCGACGGGCCGCCCCCACTGCACGCGCTGCGCCGACCACTCGCGGGCGATGCGGGCGCACCACTTGGAGGCGGCCGCGCACATCGCAGGCAACGACAGCCGCCCGGTGTTCAGCGTGGTCAGCGCGATCTTGAGGCCTTCGCCCTCGCCGCCGATGCGGTTGCGCGCCGGGACCACGACGTCGTGCAGCCGGGTCACGCCGTTCTCGATACCGCGCAGGCCGAGGAAGGAGTTGCGGTTCTCCACCGTGATGCCCGGTGCCCCGGCCTCGACGACGAACGCCGTCACGCCGCCGCGGCGCCCCTCGGACTTCGGCACCCGGGCCATCACCACCAGCAGGTCGGCCAGCACGCCGTTGGTGGTCCACAGCTTCACGCCGTTGAGCGTGTAGCTCTCGCCGTCCTCGCTGGGCACCGCGGTGGTGGCCAGCCGCGCCGGGTCGCTGCCGACGTCGGGCTCGGTGAGCAGGAAGGCGGTGATCTCGCGGACGCAGCGGGGCAGGAACTCGCGCTTCTGCTCCTCGGTGCCGAACATCTTGACCGGCTGCGGCACGCCGATGGACTGGTGCGCCGACAGCAGCGCGCCGACGGCCGGGCTCGTGGTCCCGACCAGCATCAGCGCGCGGTGGTAGTAGACGGCGGGCAGTCCGAGGCCGCCGTAGGTGGTGGGGATCTTGATGCCGAGGGCGCCGAGGTCGCGCAGGCCGTGGATGACCTCGTCGGGCACCCGGGCCTCGCGCTCGATGAGCGCGGCGTCGATGCGGGTCTCGCAGAACTCCCGCAGCCGGGATAGGAAGCGCTCGCCCTCGGGCAGCACGGCGCCTTCGGGCAGCGGGTCGATCAGGTCCAGCCGCAGCCTGCCCATGAACAGCTCGCGTCCGAAGCTCGGGCGGTCCCAGCGGGTCTGCCGCGCCTCTTCGGCGACCTGCCTGGCCTGCTGCGCGTCCACCTGCGGACGCTCGGTACCGGTGGAGTCCAACGTGGTCATCACTGCCCCCGAACGACGAGCGGCCTGGTGATCTCGGACACACCAAGCTACTACCCGGGGGTAACCAGGGGAAGGACATCCGTGCCCGATTCGTCCGAGATGACCCGCCCAGGTGAGCACTGCCCCTCGACTGGACCGCAGGCCGGGCCCGGTGCGCGTAGTCGCAGAACAGATGAATGCGTCGTGTAGCCGAAATCGGCTGTCGCTTTTCACACATTAGAGTCCCGACCTCGTCAGTTAGTGTGAAGAAAAGCCAGGCCTTGACAACTCTGCGTGCCAGACCTGACGATTCCGCCTCATGAACCTGTCGGACAGCCAGACAGCCGGACAGCCAGTCCGGCGGGTCTCGGCGATGGAAGCCGTGCTGGACCACCTGCGCGGCGCCATCGAGCGCGGTGAGTACGCCGTCGGCGACAAGCTGCCGTCGGAGGCCGCCCTCGGCAGGGAGTTCGAGGTCAGCCGCTCCGTGGTGCGCGAGGCGCTGCGCGGGCTGCAGGCCCTCGGGCTCACCGTCTCCCGCACCGGCAGGGGAACGTTCGTCACCGCGGCCGGACCGGCCGAGAACCCGGTGTTCGGGCCCTACTCGGCGCGGGACCTGATAGAGGTGCGGCGGCACGTCGAGGTCCCCGCCGCCGGCTACGCCGCGCTGCGGCACAGCTCGGACGACCTCGACCTGCTGACCCACCTGCTGGAGCGGATGGAGCAGGAGACCGACAACACCGCCTGGGTGGCGCTGGACTCGCTGTTCCACATCACCATCGCCCAGGCCTCGGGCAACCCGGTCTTCGGCAAGGTCATCGAGGAGATCCGGGACGCGCTGGCCAAGCAGTCCGCGCTGCTGAACCAGCTCGGCGACCGGCGCGGCGGCTCCAACACCGAGCACCGGCGGATCGTCGAGGCGATCGCCGGGGGTTCGCAGGAGGCGGCAACCGAGGCGATGGCCTTCCACCTCGAACACGTCGAGGCGGCGCTGACCAGCATCGTCACCAACAAGAACGGGCGGCGACCCCGCGAGCAGAACGGAAAGTCCTGACACCGTGACCGAACAAACCACCACGCGGGCCGCCGAGCGCCCGAAGTCCCCCTTCGACGCGGGCGACGCGGGCTACAGCAAGTCGCTCAAGACCCGCCACATCAACATGATCGCCATCGGCGGCGCGATCGGGACCGGGCTGTTCCTCGGGGCCGGCGGCAGGCTGGCCACGGCCGGGCCCGCGCTGGCCATCGTCTACGCGGTGTGCGGGCTGTTCGCCTTCTTCGTCGTGCGGTCGCTGGGCGAGCTGATCCTGTACCGCCCGTCCTCCGGCGCCTTCGTGTCCTACGCGCGCGAGT is a window of Saccharopolyspora erythraea NRRL 2338 DNA encoding:
- a CDS encoding acyl-CoA dehydrogenase family protein, with the protein product MTTLDSTGTERPQVDAQQARQVAEEARQTRWDRPSFGRELFMGRLRLDLIDPLPEGAVLPEGERFLSRLREFCETRIDAALIEREARVPDEVIHGLRDLGALGIKIPTTYGGLGLPAVYYHRALMLVGTTSPAVGALLSAHQSIGVPQPVKMFGTEEQKREFLPRCVREITAFLLTEPDVGSDPARLATTAVPSEDGESYTLNGVKLWTTNGVLADLLVVMARVPKSEGRRGGVTAFVVEAGAPGITVENRNSFLGLRGIENGVTRLHDVVVPARNRIGGEGEGLKIALTTLNTGRLSLPAMCAAASKWCARIAREWSAQRVQWGRPVGAHEAIASKISFITATAFALEAVLEVSGRLADADRHDIRIEAALAKLYSSELAWRIADELVQVRGGRGYETADSLVARGERGVPVEQLLRDMRINRIFEGSSEIMHLLIAREAVDVHLSVAGDIIDPKADVRRKARAVARAGGFYARWLPGLVVGRGQLPAGFAEYGRLAGHLRYVERAGRRIARQTFYGMSRWQGAMENRQLFLGRIVDIGAELFAMSATCVYATSVNQEASGVELADAFCRQARRRVEELFGRLWHNTDAADRTLAQRALDGRYDWLDEGVIDPSVEGPWIADATPGPTTRPDQRRIVPPGPQN
- a CDS encoding FadR/GntR family transcriptional regulator; amino-acid sequence: MEAVLDHLRGAIERGEYAVGDKLPSEAALGREFEVSRSVVREALRGLQALGLTVSRTGRGTFVTAAGPAENPVFGPYSARDLIEVRRHVEVPAAGYAALRHSSDDLDLLTHLLERMEQETDNTAWVALDSLFHITIAQASGNPVFGKVIEEIRDALAKQSALLNQLGDRRGGSNTEHRRIVEAIAGGSQEAATEAMAFHLEHVEAALTSIVTNKNGRRPREQNGKS